The Elgaria multicarinata webbii isolate HBS135686 ecotype San Diego chromosome 11, rElgMul1.1.pri, whole genome shotgun sequence genome segment taacagtggaagtctgcacaacatcaagttttaaaagctttaggaaaaagaaaagtttttagttgagctttaaaagctgcggttgaacttgtagttctcaaatgttctggaagagcgttccaggcgtaaggggcagcagaagaaaatggacggagccgagcaagggaagtagaggcccttgggcaggcgagaaacatggcatcagaggagcgaagagcacgagcggggcaatagtgtgagatgagagaggagagataggaaggagctagaccgtgaaaagctttgaaggttaacaggagaagtttatattggattctgtagtgaattggaagccaatgaagagatttcagaagcggagtaacatggtcggagcggcgagccaagaagatgatctttgcggcagagtggtgaacggaaaccagcttgtctgcatccttcttgaattgtggagcccagaactggatgcaatactctatatgaggcctaaccagggccgaatagagaggaaccagtacctcacgtgatttggaaggtatacttctattaatgcagcccaaaatagcatttgcctttcttgcagccatattgcactgttggctcatattcagcttgcgatctacaacaattccaagatccttctcgtttgtagtattgctgagccaagtgtcccccatcttgtaactgtgcatttggtttctattccctaaatgtaaaacttggcatttatccctattaaatgtcattctgttgttttcagcccagcactccagcctatcaagatcactttgaagtttgtttctgtcttccagggtattagctatcccacccaattttgtgtcatctgcaaatttgatcagcgttccctgcacctcctcgtccaaatcattaataaaaatgttgaagagcactgggcccaggactgagccctgcggcaccccactcattgcctctccccagtttgataagtactctttgagtccgattctgtagccaactgtgaatccacctaatagttgttccatctagcccacttttagctagtttgttaatcagaatgtcatgtggtactttgtcaaaagctttgctgaagtcaagatatatgacgtccacagcattcccacagtccacaagggaggttatcctatcaaaaaatgagatcaaattagtctgacaggatttgttcctgacaaatccatgttggcttctagtaatcactgcattgatttcaaggtgtttacacagattgacttctttataatctgctccagaattttcccaaggatggatgtcagactgactgttctgtagttcccaggtttctcctttttgccctttttgaagataaggacaacgttagccctcctccagtcgtccggcacctcacccgtcttccatgattttgcaaagataatagacaaaggttctgagagtgaGGTTCCTTTCTGAGGTTCCTTTCACTCTGGTTCTGAAGCCAGAGTGAAAGGAAAAACAGTCACAAAACAACTTTGCAAAAATGTGGGTTTTAGGGCATGAAAATCTGCAGTTGCTGCAGAGGGGGTGGACCTCATGTACCACACTGTGCGTGAGGTGGGGTAGCAGTGGTCGGAGTAAATCTCCCATGTAGTTATGGCCTAGATTTCATTGCATTGTTAATAATAGTATTATTGGGTAGCAGCAAGAGTTTACAGTAAGGAGGGAGGCCTTCATATAAGGACATGTGAAGGAACACGGAAAGGAACAGGGACATGAAAATGATGAGAGAAACCAATGCTGCTTTTTTGAAAGATCACTAGTTGTCAAAATGATCTGAAAGGAACCCTACCATTTGTGAACCTCCAGGACATTTTTAACAAACTTCAAGTACATGTGAAGAACTATTACTGTAAGCTCCTTTAATCTCATGGTGGAAATGTATTTGGCACTTTAAAAATGTCTAGGTGTTAATTTGGATCCCATATCATCCAATTAATGAATGTATGCTGAAATTACTCTTaaagtattaaaatattatttttcactGTATGAGCTGCCTTTTAACATTATTTAGCTTGAAATTACTCTCGCTTAGCCACTAAAACGTACCATGCAGCCCATATGCTAGTCTGACTCTCCTAAAACAAACTATGAATTCATCACCAACTCATCACCAACTTAAACATTGGAGAGGGCAAAAGATTGTATTAGCTggatttcaatatttatttatttatttatttatttattacatttctatactgcccaatagctgaagctctctgggcggttcacaaaaattaaaaccatgaagagcataataaaacaaccaacaatttaaaaatacaaatacaatagatAGCAAGGCTTGGTAAAATGCAAAACCCTGACCAAAAatcagatcatttatgaaaatttaaaagcaccagtcccaatacagatccttcagagaccccactgtttacaccCCACTATTATGAAAACTGACTATTTTTTTCCTAATCTATGCTTTCTGCTCTTTAAGAAGTTACTGCCTCATAAGCAAGTGTTTCCTCTTATACAATGGTACCTATGGTTGCTCAAGACCTCAATTCACCAACGGTGTGtaatatataacacacacacccccaaaaaattCTTAATTTGACTAGGGTCACAAGCTATTTAAAAAAAGGCTACCCAATTTGATCATGCCACATGTCTCCACATTTTTTAAACCTGTAGCCCAAAGATACAGGCAAGATGTGTCACAATATAATTAAGAAATATCCTATATAATCACAACTGGGCTTCAACCATCAGCCACCAATGGGATAGTATGTCAGTATATGCATCCCAATGTTTGagttaattttaactcaaatttaaattatactgttttaactctgtattttaaccttatatcaattgtgctgcgtggttttatcctggttgtgttttttatattgtattttgtatttgtatttttaacttgttggttgttttatgatggttttaaattttgtgaaccgcccagagagcttcggctattgggcggtataaaaatgtaataaataaataaataaataaataaaatttaatgacGTAATTGTTTTTTTCCTGGCACATTAGGCTTTATGGGCCACTAAGGACTTGGATAAGAAGAGTCCACCCATCACTAATGAAGTGGCTGAAAAACATGTTTCCTTTTTTGCCTCAGAAAGAAGGACTTTGGGGGAGTAATTGTGAATCTTGTAATTACCGCAAACAGCTGTAGTGAATAATAGGCCTTTCCAAAGACAACATGGATTTCAAAGGCCGCCTTATAATCCCATGATACAAATGTAGATAAATTACCCTTGCAGTGTTCAGACTGGGGTTAGGGATTATGGAAATACAGCACTGAATCCATCTTTCCAGATTTTACAGGACATTTAACAATTGGTCATGAAAGTAAGCAACTACATGGAAAGTGGAGTTAGGCAACCAGGCTACGCACTGGGTGACAATGAATCAAATGGAAATTGTGGATTCTGTGTTGAAGACTTGGGCTTGAGGCGTTCCCTCGAgatgtctgttttctttcttttgctgcttCTTTCACTGTGGCTGCTGACTCTTGCTGAGTCCAAGGCAAACCATATCATGTGCAACATGAATGAtcccctccctcttgtgcatgaatACTATCAGCCAGGAGACCTTGCCATTGGTGGGATTCTCTCTCAGCTTTTCTCCATTGCTGACCTTCTGTCTTTCATGGAAGACCCTAAAATCAAGCCGCTTGATGAGCCCATGTAAGGCTATATTTTCTATCATATGTACAATGCCGTGTTATAAGTCATGAAATGCCGTTTTAGATAGTTCTGTCTATTTGAAAGAATGCCATATTCAGAAAGCAATTTATCTGCTTTTTGAGATAGGAATCACACAGAATGCATATATTCTTTTCTGTACTgcttacggtgaccatatgaaaaggagaacagggctcctgtatctttaacagttgtgttgaaaagggaatttcagcaggtgtcatttgtacatatggagaacctggtgaaatttcctcttcatcacaacagttaaagctgcaggtgccctgccctcttttaaatctggtcactccagtatagctcctgcagctttaattgttgcattgaagagggaatttcaccaggttccccatatatacaaatgacacctgctgaaattcccttttctatgcaattgttaaagatacaggagcccggtcctccttttcatatggtcaccctaggttaagccgctaacccttttgcagcaaatggttagtgagcatgtttaaactgtggttatgtagtttccatggttaagaatggttcacacaacccacTAAGTCACGATTCTCAtgacacacactaagccataatatttagctcaaaatgcttaactacggtgaccatatgaaaaggaggacagggctcctgtagctttaacagttgtattgaaaagggaatttcagcaggtgtcatttgtatatatggggaatcttgtgaaattccctcttcatcacaacagttaaagctgcaggtgccatgccctcttgtaaatctgatcacaatatagctcctgcatctttaactgttgtgatgaagaggaaatttcaccaagtgcgacatgcatacaaaggactcctgctgaaatGGGAGGGCTGAAACACCTGAGAAACTGAAAAGGGCTTCACCTCATACTCTAAAGCTGCCCATCAAATCTCCCTGTGGAGGTCATTCCAAAACCGGGtgccagcactgaaaaggccctctttttagTACCTTCTGGGGATTGTTCTGTTTCCTAGTCAGGTAGGGTGGGGCGGCGCACCGGTTCCTGGTTTGCTcaaacagcaaaatgtcttgggttttGAGTTCAAAGAATCTTGCTGAATTTGACCATTGAATATGAGCTGAAGATCCAGGAAAATATAAATGGAAGGAGATGATCCTTCCTGGCTCCAACCTATTTAAGACATGAAATTAAAATTAGCAcacttgaattgggcccagaaacagattGAAATCCAATGCAGAAACAGATTGAAATCCTTGTTAGTTGTGTGTGCTCTTCTTTCTACATCATAACAtcaaagtgcttttttttaatttgccttGTTTTACTTTTGTAAGCTCTATATGTTTGTAACTCTCCATACTACTATATTGCTTTCAGTGTTTCCttactatttctttttaaatagttttCTCTTTTTGCTCCTCTCAGTTAGTATCCATTCTATATTAGTTTTCAAGTAATACTGTGCCTGATATTCTCTAGTCTTTTCAACCACAGTCATGCCCTTCTAAATTACATCAGTCAAAGGCATCATGCCATAATCTCGTATTAATTTGCTTGAACTTCAGAATTGGGTGGATTTGTTTAAAGTACCATAAGATCTCAGTACATTCTGTCAATTTCTAATACATTATGGCTCTCCTATCCCTTTACAATTTTGATGTTATGTACACCTTGATCCTAAAATTATGTCCACAGCTGACCTGAGACACATACGTGACCTGAGGCAGACCCTCACCAGAGCAAGAAAGAATATTTTCAACTTCTAAATTGTGTAATTCTCATTTCAGTTCAGTGCCAAAGAACTACCAGCATGTCCTCTCTTTGGTATTTGCTGTGAAGGAAATCAATGAGAAACCAGAGATATTACCCAATGTCACCTTGGggttccacatctatgacagctacttTGATGCAAGGTTGACTTATCAAAATACCATGAATCTCCTGTCCACCAGGCATAGGCCTGTTCCCAACTACAACTGTGGCAGTCAGAAGAATCTGGTAGCTGTCATTGGGGGACTTGACTCAGAAACCTCCTCGTACATAGCCAACATTATAGGTAcctacaagattccacaggtaagaCTTGGTCATAAAGGCATGCAGAGCTCACAGTTTGAGGAATGAGTCACCTGCTCACTGTCTTACAATTGCttgggagaaggaagagaaatttAACATTACTTTGAGTGTGTGATTGACAACAAAGAAATttgtaaatatttgtaataatcataatcatagtaGACATCGAAGAGATATTCTTCctcatttgtcttttaaaaaagcatgcatGAGAACAGTCAGCTTTACAATTCTATCAAAGCATGAGAGGCTGTCCTTTGTTCCATATGAAACATTCATCTCAGAGATATTTcaagcctgtgtggtgtagtagcaAGAGTGTTGAacggggagttgggagatccgggttctagtctgcactcagccatggaagctcactaggtgactttgggcctgccacagactctcaacccagcctacctcacagggttgttgttgtgaggataaaacagagaaccttggcttccttggaggggaaaaatgtAAAtggtataaaagtaataaatgaataaaaataaatatttttaaaaaagctatatatGTATACTTTcagaagttctgttgttgctgacAATGATATAAAGCTATCAAGTCTTGCTTATTttccaaagaaaataaaaagtatGCAAATAGGCTTTAAGAATGCCATCATAGCAGGACAATTTCTCCTTGGTCCTTGGCATGCCATTGGAACTATTCATCACAAAGCATACCTCCCAGAGATGTGTTCATATCATTCTGCACAAGCATATTAGAAAAGCCCTTCTGGATCGGATCATATGTTAAACTAGTTCAGCATTCTTTTTCCAACAGTGGTCAACTAGAAGCTTCATTTAACTGTATAAATAAGGTGCAGGATGGGTGTGTTTCTGATACAGAAATAGAACAGACACTATTTCAAATATTAGTTAGGGTCAGGGTATAGCACATAAAGTTTGTTAATGGATAATAAACAGATAAGACTACCATACTGAAAAGCAGCCTCTACCCAACACTATATAATAAATAAGATCTTCATTGTGCTGCTCAACATAGTAGGTTGGAGCACTGATTTGGAAGCAGTGTCTCAAATGTATCTGGGAAAACTCATTACAATTTAGGAAACGCTTGACTCACATCATACATACCTACACAGTCTATGCCTCAATAATAattcttattctgttttttcttaggTCACATTTTGCTTCCTTCTTCCAGTAATGAATGATGCAATCAAGCTCTCGTTTATCTTTCGGTTGGTCCCCAATGAATCATATCAGTACACTGGGATTGTCCAGCTACTTCAGTATTTCCAATGGGTTTGGGTTGGGATCATTGCCATGGATGATGATAAAGGGATACATTTCATGCAAACATTGATAGCAAGGCTTTCCCAGAGTGGCATTTGTGTAGCATTCACTGAAAGAATACCAATCACAGCTTCGGTCTATGATCTTGTGTACCTAATGGGGCACATGGAGACTATGTCATACCTTCTAAACATGACTAATGTCATTGTCATAAATGCACATACACAGACTACATTTGCTTTGAGTGCATTAATATATATGGCAGAAATGCTAACAGATGTGACAGTGACGGATCTAGGTAAGGTGTGGATTATGACTGCCGAATGGGCTTTCACAACACACCCATTTCAGAGGGGGCTGGATGCACAAGTCTTCCATGGTGCCTTGTCTTTCACAATTCAATCAAGTGAGCTTTTGGAGTTCCAAAATTTCCTTCAGATCCTAAATCCTCACTATCCAAAAGGAGATGTTTTTATCAAGGTCTTCTGGGAGCAAGCATTCAACTGTTCATTGCCAAATTCTAACATGGATGAGGAGGACAGGAGAAGCTGTAATGGAGAGGAGAGGTTGGATCGCCTTCCGGGGACattctttgaaatgagcatgacagGCCAAagctacagcatctacaatgctgtcCATGTTATAGCACGTGCTGTTCATGCAATGTGCTCATCCAGCTCCAAACACAGAGAAAAGTGTGAACTTTTGGAATTGCAACTTTGGCAGGTAATGTCTTGCATCCAAGGCAGGGTAATGTGTGTGAAGCCATTCTTCAGAGAGAGCATACACATCCTTCCTCACTTATAATTGGAGCCTGAAGTTATCCAATGAAATGGACTGTGTGAGATTAATTCAGCACACACAAAAGGAAGTACCAGTTGCTTGTGCCTGCTTGTGACCTTCCCAGTCTGATCCAGAAAGTCTTCTTATAGAGAGATTAGTCCAAACTGTTGATAATACAAATACAGTATCTATCAGTGGTAACATTGCAATGGTGCGTTAAAATGGATATTATGTTGACTCATCTCATATATAGCTCTGGAAAACAACCTAAATATTGGTTTCATCAGTCTTCTTTGAATGTGCATGGACAGTCTCCAAGCAGGGCAAAGCATGAGACTGCCTTCCTGCCATGCGTGAAAGAAATTAAATGCTCTTCAATCCCCGAGTTTCCCAAGCGGTCCGAAGTTCAAGTTGTGTTAGCGCGGAGACTGCTTCTGGCTCTGTAATATCTCTTAATTTAACCATTTCAATAGGGAGCTGATACCCTTGTAGAAAAACAATGCTGGACCTTGGATCAGCATCCCAAAACAACAGTAGCCCCTTTAAGTCTCCTTCTGGCCAGCTAACTGCAACATGTTCAGGGTTTGTGTCTGCCATGTGTTCAACATCCTTGTGAATATTACACCTCCCCTCATATGCTTAACATTCAGCAGCAGTGCTTATGCTGTGAATTAGAAATATCCCACCCCACTAATGTCTGTCAttaataatttagggtgaccacatgaaaaggagggcagggctcctgtatctttaacagttgtattgatgaGAACAATTGATGCCAGGAATATCACCCCTGACTCCAATCCATATTCATCCTGAGCTCAAAAACAAAGATAGGAAAATTAAGGTAAAACCACTTCAAGAACAGAATCTATATAGACTAAGAAATTATTATGAAAACATGCAACCAATAACACAAGAGACTTGGAGGATTTGATTACAACAATATAACATAAACTGGCTAATGTGGTACCAATTAAGTAACTTTATAAGACGATCCAATATTAGAGAACAAGGAATCAGACCCCTTACGCAGTTTGAAAGGTTGATAGTAAGCTCTACAAATACAGAAAAGGGATTAATCTCCttgatttataatattttattgaacATAGATACAGGCTTTATGAATTATCTGAAAAAAGTTTGGGAAAGAGACTGGAACATTGAAATCAAAGAGGAAGAATGGTCTTCCCTTTGGATGCAATTTCCCTATAAGTCCACATCAGCCATGTTTCGAGAAACATCAATAAAATAGCTCAAAAATGGTATCTCACCCCTCTGAGGATTTCATACATGTATAAGAACAGTTCTTCTAAATGTTGGCTGGGATGCAATATGGTGGGGTCTTCcacacatatgtggtgggactgtaaaaagGTCTCAGATTTTTGGGAACAAGTCTTTttggaaatttcaaaaataatgGGAACAACTATAATTCAGAACTGGCACTTTTAAACTTATTCCATGGACAGCATAAAGACCTATTATATTAGAAATTGGTGGGATACCTTCTAATAGCAGCGCGAGTGCTTATAGCCAGATATTGGAAGGATCTACAAGGAATCTCAATAACTAAATGGTATAATaaggtatgggaaatagcactaatagaaaaattaactcAACAGCTATGTAtagcaaaaggacaaaaaaaaatcagatacgtTTGCTACCGAGTGGAggacttttattacatatatgaataaagatagTAACACACATCCAGTTCCGAAAGCTTTTAGGAatatttggggctcatctacaccaagcaggatattgcagtatgaaagtggaatataaaaggcaggagccacactactgctttatggcagtattgaagtgcactgacaactgctggggcccattgacacatgccatataccgctttcatactgctatatgctgcttggtgtggcgcctgccttttatatacctctttcatagtggaatatcctgcttggtgtagatgagcccttggtctacATAAAACATAATCATTCCTTTTAAAGTGATGTCTATGTTTACATTTGTATTTGTAATATACCTCAGAGTCTTTAACTTATATGATTATGTTCTATACTAAATCTCCATATGTTGTCTGAATTATAgtggaatattgttttcttttttcctttccccatttttgggtgggttttttggttttggttttttctttcttctttctctttttgtttctcatgttgttttgttgattattatcattgtatctcttgtacattttcaattaaaaaaaattaaaaaggatttcacactatgaaagcggtataaaagcagtatacggtatgtgtcatgggccccaacagttgtcagtgcccttcaatacctctataaagcagtggtgtggctcctgacttttatatactgctttcatagtgcaatatcctgcttggtgtagatgagcccattttACTCTAATACCCTAATTCAGTCATAGAAAGCTTGAGGCCTTAGTCACATTCCCAAACACTTCCCAGGTGTGTTTTCCATCTTGGTCAAAGTACACATGCTACTTTCCTGGTGGCTCACACAGAGAAACTAGGcagtttttatattaacaaaggaGGAGGTAATTTTAGATGCTGTTCTAGGTAATAAAGGACAATTGAAGCCTGATTGGGTAGCACTGCCTACTGGCTGGAGGGGGTTAACCCTCCGAAAATGAAGTACCAGCTTCTGATGATGTACTCATCCTCCGTTGCAGAGTTCTGTTATAGAATGGCTAAATATGATATTTTTCAagggtaagaaaaaaaaacccatgttgACCAAAAGGAATATTACAAAATCTATGTTGCTGGAATACCTTTATTTAGGCCAACAAAAATATTGGCCCTCAAAAACATGTGTGCAAGCTTTCAACATCCCAGATTTCTTCTTCAGGcaacatattaaaaatacaagaggtgatggggaaaggaggTGAGAAACGTCAGATCGAGTCTGCAAATCCGGACCACTTAGTCCCAGGCGTGGTGTGAGAAGATGCTAAATATGCAGGGAGCAATGCCAAAGGAAGGGAACTTACTATGGGGATAGTGAGCTATGGGGATAATAGAAAGTACAGTCCAGGCAATAATATATACACATCTCCATCCTCTCTTTCTACCCAAATTCTGATCACAAAGTAGTTTTTTTCAGTCCCCACCTAGACAAGTGTGGTGTGATGTAGAATTCCACCCACCAAAGGCTATTAAGCTAACACCTACAACTATTAAGCTATGTAGAAGCCCACAGAGATATTAATATCTCATATCTATAGGAAATAAAAGTTTGTGCCATTGCAATGTCTCCAAGATTATGCTAAATGGGAAATTGTCCATCTTCCAAGGGTTTTTGACTCTGGGATAGCTAACGTTAAAGTAGGACTCAAATGCTGTTTCCAAAAACACACAGTTGTCACTTTCCATGGTGGCATACAGTCTGCTTTTACTTTTGTGTTGTTGTAGATATACCCTTTTCTGAGGAGCACCTCATTTAACAACAGTGCGGGAGAGAAGGTGTTTTTTAACAGCAATGGTGAATTAGAGACTGGATTTGACATTATCAACTGGGTCACTTTTCCAAACCAATCGATCATTAGAATAAAAGTTGGACGCATGGATCCTCAGGCCACATCAGGCAAAGAGGTCACCATTAACAAGAAGATCATCACATGGCACAGAAAATTTAACCAGGTGAGACCTGGCTGTAGGATCTAAGCAGGCTGAAGAGGGATATGACCCAATACTATCCCATGAACATCCATCTCATGCCCCCCTTTGCCAGTTGAAAGCTTTGTAAAGCACTGACCCTGGTATAGGTATTAGCAGTGGGCCCCTGACTCGACAAAAATATTTGTGAATTGACTGGCCAAATGATGGCTTGGTCTTTTTAAAGCATTCATGTTATAGGCACAACAAAGAGGAAAATAATTAACAGGTTTGATACTTAGGATAATTATAAACAATGGCTACATTCAGACGTCACTTtaagtagcttattttgaaaataacctACTGTTATCCCACACACAATCAAATATGCTACTGTGCAGATTGTATTAAGCGACTGTGTTTAATCTGAGTCATCCCCTGCCCCCTGTCccactgcagtcctcctgccctaGCAGTGGTGTTGCTTGACCCATTGACAATATTGCAgtagcctgttttaaccttccactgTATCCCCATCAGAGGGGAGAGgttaattcagtgcttccagcATCACCCCGACAAGGGGATGGTGGCTCTAAAGTGCTGGATGTATGCAGggttgggaccaaacttcataaaCAGCCTCCCCTGGTCAGGAGGCATGCAATGCACCATCAAATCCCTGTGTGATTACACACTGCTGAgggaagggttagggtggggTCAGGTTGGGAGCGCAATCAGTTGCTAGACAGATCATGGAAACCAAGAACTGCAGGATGGAGGGAAATGGGGGCAGCAGTTTTGTCTGCTCTTGCCAAGTGATTCTGTAGGCAACCCAAATAGCCCACTGTGACcgtcacacaacacgataacccaaataagctatcatgggttaaaaaaacccGACAGTTGACgcaataacccatcatgggtatcATGACGTCTGAATCCAATCACTATCT includes the following:
- the LOC134405488 gene encoding vomeronasal type-2 receptor 26-like, with translation MKVSNYMESGVRQPGYALGDNESNGNCGFCVEDLGLRRSLEMSVFFLLLLLSLWLLTLAESKANHIMCNMNDPLPLVHEYYQPGDLAIGGILSQLFSIADLLSFMEDPKIKPLDEPISVPKNYQHVLSLVFAVKEINEKPEILPNVTLGFHIYDSYFDARLTYQNTMNLLSTRHRPVPNYNCGSQKNLVAVIGGLDSETSSYIANIIGTYKIPQVTFCFLLPVMNDAIKLSFIFRLVPNESYQYTGIVQLLQYFQWVWVGIIAMDDDKGIHFMQTLIARLSQSGICVAFTERIPITASVYDLVYLMGHMETMSYLLNMTNVIVINAHTQTTFALSALIYMAEMLTDVTVTDLGKVWIMTAEWAFTTHPFQRGLDAQVFHGALSFTIQSSELLEFQNFLQILNPHYPKGDVFIKVFWEQAFNCSLPNSNMDEEDRRSCNGEERLDRLPGTFFEMSMTGQSYSIYNAVHVIARAVHAMCSSSSKHREKCELLELQLWQIYPFLRSTSFNNSAGEKVFFNSNGELETGFDIINWVTFPNQSIIRIKVGRMDPQATSGKEVTINKKIITWHRKFNQVLPLAVCNEHCHSGYSRKKKEGQPFCCYDCVPCPEGKISDQKDMDDCFKCPGDHYPNKDQSHCLRKKPNFLSYEEPLGVVLVVLALFFSLITALVIGIFIKHRNTPIVRANNRNLSYSLLISLLLCFLCSLLFIGRPHPVTCYLRQTSFGIIFSMAISSVLAKTITVVLAFMATKPGSRMRRWVGKRLANAVVLSGSFIQVGMCGVWLCVAPPFPDLDTHSLAEEAVVECNEGSPTMFYCVLGYMGFMALVSFIVAFFARRLPSTFNEAKFITFSLFVFCSVWVSFVPTYLGTKGKYMVAVEVFSILASTAALLVCIFCPKCYIIVMKPELNCKEQLIINK